The Equus quagga isolate Etosha38 chromosome 2, UCLA_HA_Equagga_1.0, whole genome shotgun sequence genome has a window encoding:
- the PSMA4 gene encoding proteasome subunit alpha type-4, which translates to MSRRYDSRTTIFSPEGRLYQVEYAMEAIGHAGTCLGILANDGVLLAAERRNIHKLLDEVFFSEKIYKLNEDMACSVAGITSDANVLTNELRLIAQRYLLQYQEPIPCEQLVTALCDIKQAYTQFGGKRPFGVSLLYIGWDKHYGFQLYQSDPSGNYGGWKATCIGNNSAAAVSMLKQDYKEGEMTLKSALALAIKVLNKTMDVSKLSAEKVEIATLTRENGKTVIRVLKQKEVEQLIKKHEEEEAKAEREKKEKEQKEKEK; encoded by the exons ATG TCTCGAAGATATGACTCCAGGACTACCATATTTTCTCCAGAAg GTCGCTTGTACCAAGTTGAATATGCCATGGAAGCTATTGGACATGCAGGCACCTGTTTGGGAATTTTAGCAAACGACGGTGTTTTACTTGCAGCAGAGAGACGCAACATCCACAAGCTTCTTGATGAAGTCTTTTTTTCCGAAAAAATTTATAAACTCAATGA gGACATGGCTTGCAGTGTGGCAGGTATAACTTCTGATGCTAATGTTCTGACTAATGAATTGAGGCTCATTGCTCAAAG GTATTTATTACAGTATCAGGAGCCAATTCCTTGTGAGCAGTTGGTTACAGCACTGTGTGATATCAAACAAGCTTATACACAGTTTGGAG GAAAACGTCCCTTTGGTGTTTCATTGCTGTACATTGGCTGGGATAAGCACTATGGCTTTCAGCTCTATCAGAGTGACCCTAGCGGAAATTATGGGGGATGGAAAGCCACATGCATTGGAAATAATAGCGCT GCAGCTGTGTCAATGTTAAAACAAGACtacaaagaaggagaaatgacaTTGAAGTCAGCACTTGCTCTTGCTATCAAAGTCTTAAATAAGACCATGGATGTTAGCAAACTCTCTGCTGAAAAAG TGGAAATTGCTACGCTAACAAGGGAGAATGGAAAGACAGTCATCAGAGTTCTCAAACAAAAGGAAGTGGAACAGTTGatcaaaaaacatgaagaagaagaagCTAAAGCTGAGcgtgagaagaaagaaaaagaacagaaagaaaaggagaaatag